From Tripterygium wilfordii isolate XIE 37 chromosome 16, ASM1340144v1, whole genome shotgun sequence, one genomic window encodes:
- the LOC119980739 gene encoding uncharacterized protein LOC119980739 codes for MQRGNISISVPMLEKPEYQKGGKMKKKENELHTVNYSGNPTYGSPISDYRPRSNAPRLSSPYNHYPNSNSYLPPQPSYRPSQPTYQPPYQVYQPPQQNYQLPQQAYQPPRQNYQNFENNPRPRRQLEQFTQIPMTYAQCYEKLLSNSAIALSREEDPIIHLTLLGITLRKPNVTTNPLPDHANGDTNAIEGSGEFWRTIAEVIMPLSLVLDALEKEGLIKREELDLTLKYDGYDELKTCEFHKGIRGHSLESCLQFQARVQDLIDSKKVIFGVKSGCSSAVNVIRDEFHKGPRPGGRAKPIVLQYFLEDQTIVKSPLLSKPTYVSDKAVPWVYEKSDPGVAVGNISGVSRITRTGRVYSREESSDPVSRTEAERKRKGKDVEFLKIVRQSEYMVVDQLKKTPVKISILELIMSSEPHRKVLLRMLNQAYMPEKIPTESFDGIVENVLATHFLSFTEEEIPDEGMGHNKALHISAMCRGFEVASILIDNRSSLNILPKETFDRLPIDGSYLKQVLVVAKAFDGTRKEIMGEIEVPLEIANVTFNVPFMVMDISPTYCCLLGRLWIHTTGANYVEDGIPTRRRFRQRGVGDKEADSDFLEKVNPLNAEAIPGTLILNLPVDQVEKSQTGANFGELCEQFEDFHVAVIEEDQNFAAKSYYVVPRPPGFELNNWTSFELPVPINSLQE; via the exons ATGCAGAGAGGAAATATCAGCATTAGCGTCCCAATGCTTGAGAAACCAGAATATCAGAAGGGAGGGAAgatgaaaaagaaggaaaacgagCTGCATACCGTTAATTATAGCGGCAATCCCACTTATGGGTCTCCCATTTCTGATTACAGGCCGCGAAGCAATGCTCCCAGGTTGTCCAGTCCATATAACCActacccaaactcaaattcatACCTGCCACCTCAGCCTTCTTATCGACCATCTCAGCCAACTTACCAACCACCTTATCAAGTTTATCAACCACCTCAGCAAAATTACCAATTACCTCAACAAGCTTACCAACCACCTCgccaaaattaccaaaactttgaaaataacCCTAGACCCCGAAGGCAGCTTGAACAATTTACTCAAATACCCATGACCTATGCCCAATGTTATGAGAAGTTATTGTCTAATTCAGCTATTGCACTATCCCGGGAAGAGGACCCCATAATCCACCTTACCCTCCTTGGTATAACCCTGAG gAAGCCCAATGTGACCACTAATCCTCTACCGGATCATGCCAATGGAGATACTAATGCCATTGAGGGTTCTGGTGAATTTTGGAGGACAATTGCAGAGGTAATTATGCCTTTGAGTTTGGTGctggatgctttggaaaaggAGGGACTTATTAAAAGAGAGGAGCTGGACTTGACATTGAAATATGATGGCTATGATGAAttgaagacttgtgaatttcacaaaggcATTCGAGGACATTCTCTGGAGAGTTgtcttcaatttcaagcaagggtgcaagatttgattgatagcaaGAAAGTAATATTTGGGGTAAAGTCAGGGTGCTCAAGTGCAGTCAATGTTATCAGGGATGAATTCCATAAGGGACCAAGGCCTGGTGGGCGGGCAAAGCCAATTGTCTTGCAGTACTTTTTAGAGGATCAAACGATTGTAAAAAGTCCACTTCTTTCAAAGCCTACTTACGTGAGTGATAAGGCTGTTCCGTGGGTATACGAGAAAAGTGATCCTGGGGTTGCTGTGGGTAACATCTCAGGAGTGAGCAGGATAACCCGAACTGGACGAGTTTACTCTCGAGAGGAGTCAAGTGACCCAGTGTCAAGAACAGAAGccgaaaggaaaaggaagggaaaagaTGTC gagtttctAAAGATTGTCCGTCAAAGTGAATATATGGTTGTAGACCAGCTGAAAAAGACCCCAGTAAAGATTTCCATCCtagaattaatcatgagttcggAGCCACACCGTAAAGTGTTGTTGAGAATGCTGAATCAGGCCTATATGCCAGAAAAAATACCGACAGAATCTTTTGACGGGATCGTCGAAAATGTGCTCGCAACTCACTTCTTATCATTCACTGAAGAGGAGATTCCAGATGAAGGGATGGGCCATAACAAGGCGTTGCATATTTCTGCcatgtgtaggggttttgaGGTGGCGAGTATTTTGATCGACAATAGATCGTCGTTGAATATCTTGCCAAAGGAAACTTTTGATAGATTGCCAATTGATGgatcatatttgaagcaagtactAGTAGTAGCTAAAGCCTTTGATGGAACCAGgaaggagataatgggggagatCGAGGTCCCACTGGAGATTGCAAATGTGACCTTCAATGTGCCTtttatggtgatggatatatcgCCTACTTACTGTTGCTTGTTAGGGAGGCTGTGGATCCATACTACTGGCGCG aattatgttgaagatgggaTTCCAACCAGGAGGAGGTTTAGGCAAAGAGGAGTAGGGGATAAAGAAGCCGATAGCG atttcttggaaaaggtcaatccgCTCAATGCAGAGGCAATTCCAGGGACATTGATCCTTAATCTTCCTGTTGATCAAGTTGAAAAGAGTCAAACTGGGGCAAATTTTGGAGAGCTGTGTGAGCAgtttgaagattttcatgtAGCTGTTATAGAGGAGGATCAGAACTTTGCTGCTAAGTCTTATTATGTTGTCCCTCGGCCTCCaggttttgagctcaacaactggactaGTTTCGAATTGCCAGTCcctatcaacagccttcaagagtaa